A single region of the Neisseria zoodegmatis genome encodes:
- a CDS encoding efflux RND transporter periplasmic adaptor subunit, with translation MDTPQNIAENVNRRRQLSRRKRNLTLVTLFFIVVALGFALIHFLVWQHEEETDDAYVAGHLVQITPQIAGTVRRVMVDDTDIVKKGDVLVVLDDTDFQLEYDRAQNELIQAIRQNKRQAATSSQAKAQVLVRKAELAKAQADLRRRESLEGTDAVSGEELSHARAAVVQAQAALKAVEAEADSAQAVLGKNIPLRQQPAVQTAISHIKDAWLNLQRTQIRAPMAGQVAKRNIQVGQRIAPGTLMMAIVPLSNLWVDANFKEVQLRKMRIGQPVVMTADLYGSRVVYHGKVMGLSAGTGSAFSLLPPQNATGNWIKVVQRVPVRISLNPQELKANPLRVGLSMTVKVDTSNSISGKSMAEAADKQAVSAETDIVDWSAADALIEQIFEKYAK, from the coding sequence ATGGATACTCCGCAAAATATTGCTGAAAATGTAAACAGACGGCGTCAGTTGTCCCGCCGTAAGCGTAATCTCACCTTGGTTACGCTGTTTTTTATCGTAGTAGCATTGGGATTCGCGCTGATTCATTTTTTAGTGTGGCAGCACGAAGAGGAAACCGATGATGCCTATGTGGCCGGACATTTGGTACAAATCACGCCCCAAATAGCAGGTACCGTGCGCCGCGTTATGGTGGACGACACCGATATCGTGAAAAAAGGCGATGTGCTGGTAGTGCTCGACGACACCGACTTTCAGCTTGAATACGACCGCGCTCAAAACGAACTGATTCAGGCTATCCGCCAAAACAAACGGCAGGCCGCCACCTCTTCCCAAGCCAAAGCACAAGTTCTTGTCCGTAAAGCCGAATTGGCCAAAGCCCAAGCCGACTTGCGCCGCCGTGAAAGCCTTGAAGGAACGGATGCCGTTTCCGGCGAAGAACTCAGCCATGCCCGCGCCGCAGTCGTACAAGCACAAGCCGCTTTGAAAGCGGTAGAAGCCGAGGCAGATTCCGCACAAGCCGTTTTGGGTAAAAATATTCCGCTGCGCCAGCAACCTGCCGTTCAGACGGCCATCAGCCATATCAAAGATGCCTGGTTGAATTTGCAGCGCACACAGATTCGCGCGCCGATGGCCGGACAAGTTGCCAAACGCAATATCCAAGTCGGCCAACGCATTGCTCCCGGCACTTTGATGATGGCGATTGTGCCGTTAAGCAATCTGTGGGTTGATGCCAACTTCAAAGAAGTGCAGCTGCGTAAAATGCGCATCGGTCAGCCGGTGGTGATGACTGCCGATTTATACGGCAGCCGCGTGGTTTATCACGGTAAAGTTATGGGCTTATCCGCCGGCACAGGCAGCGCGTTTTCCCTGCTGCCGCCGCAAAACGCCACCGGTAACTGGATTAAAGTGGTTCAGCGCGTGCCCGTGCGCATCAGCTTGAATCCGCAGGAACTCAAAGCCAACCCTCTGCGCGTGGGCTTGTCGATGACGGTTAAAGTCGATACATCCAACAGCATCAGCGGCAAAAGCATGGCCGAAGCTGCCGATAAGCAAGCGGTTAGCGCCGAAACCGATATTGTCGATTGGTCGGCTGCCGATGCTTTGATTGAACAGATTTTTGAAAAATACGCTAAATAA
- the bioD gene encoding dethiobiotin synthase, with protein MEPRIYFVTGTDTEVGKTFCTAALLHAATQAGKKAIGFKPVASEADGNGQNADVLRLQAASNIRLPYDSHNCYTFHEATAPHLAAADEGVEIQPQLLSRNLVDLKQHGDWILVEGAGGWLTPLTSDMDFSDWVAAEKLPVILVVGMKLGCINHAMLTVRAISQAGLPLAGWVASCISAAPHRLDDYLDTLKCRIPAPLLGVIPYSPAASPEAVSQYFSIQHLL; from the coding sequence ATGGAACCCCGCATTTACTTTGTTACCGGCACGGATACGGAAGTCGGAAAAACATTTTGTACCGCTGCGCTGCTGCATGCCGCAACACAAGCGGGAAAGAAAGCCATCGGGTTCAAACCGGTAGCCTCCGAAGCCGACGGCAACGGCCAGAATGCCGACGTGCTGCGCTTGCAAGCCGCTTCAAATATCCGGCTGCCTTATGATTCGCATAATTGCTATACTTTCCACGAAGCCACAGCCCCGCACTTAGCGGCCGCAGACGAAGGCGTAGAAATTCAGCCGCAATTACTCAGCCGAAACTTGGTCGATTTAAAACAGCACGGCGACTGGATATTGGTGGAAGGTGCAGGTGGCTGGCTAACGCCTTTAACAAGCGACATGGATTTTTCAGACTGGGTAGCCGCAGAAAAGCTGCCGGTTATTTTGGTCGTCGGCATGAAGCTCGGCTGCATCAACCACGCCATGCTGACCGTGCGCGCTATTTCCCAAGCCGGATTGCCGTTGGCGGGCTGGGTAGCAAGCTGCATCAGCGCCGCCCCTCACCGCCTTGACGATTACCTCGATACTTTGAAATGCCGCATTCCGGCGCCGCTGTTGGGTGTGATTCCCTACTCTCCCGCCGCCTCTCCCGAAGCCGTCTCTCAATATTTTTCTATTCAGCATTTATTGTGA
- a CDS encoding alanine/glycine:cation symporter family protein: MDALKNFFDTVGGWVWGPAMLALLVGTGVLLTIMLKGLQFSMLGYALKQAFMPHRKKEDGSDHDGDISHFGALMTALSATIGTGNIAGVATAVVAGGPGAVFWMWITAIFGMATKYGEGVLAVKYRITNKKGEMSGGPMYYIERGLGSKWKWLAYAFALFGTIASFGIGSSVQSNSVAQAVHTSFHIDPLYTGIVLTILTAIVVLGGIRSIATASSLIVPIMAVLYVVGGIVVILMNLDLVGPALNMIFTDAFTGQAVAGGALGSVIRYGVARGVFSNEAGMGSAPIAAAAAKTDHPVRQALVSMTGTFLDTIIVCSITGIILVMGLLGAGGEFVKPEITGAALTTTTFDRLLPGPGGWVVTIGLIFFAYSTILGWCYYGEKCAAYVFGDSFANVYRVIYVASVMIGTVASLDLVWLAADTFNGLMAIPNLIALIMLSGVIAKETQDFKAKRKSGELH; the protein is encoded by the coding sequence ATGGATGCCTTGAAAAACTTTTTCGACACGGTAGGCGGCTGGGTCTGGGGGCCTGCGATGCTGGCTTTGCTCGTCGGTACCGGCGTGCTGCTGACCATTATGCTGAAAGGCTTGCAATTCAGTATGTTGGGTTATGCACTCAAACAAGCGTTTATGCCCCACCGCAAAAAGGAAGACGGCAGCGACCACGATGGGGATATTTCCCATTTCGGCGCATTAATGACCGCGCTTTCCGCCACAATCGGTACCGGTAACATCGCCGGCGTAGCCACAGCCGTAGTGGCCGGCGGCCCGGGTGCGGTGTTTTGGATGTGGATTACCGCCATTTTCGGCATGGCCACCAAATACGGCGAAGGTGTTTTGGCAGTTAAATACCGTATCACCAATAAAAAAGGCGAGATGTCCGGCGGCCCCATGTATTACATCGAGCGCGGCTTAGGCAGCAAATGGAAATGGCTGGCTTACGCGTTTGCCTTGTTCGGTACGATTGCTTCGTTCGGTATCGGCAGCTCGGTGCAGTCGAACTCCGTAGCCCAAGCGGTGCACACCAGCTTTCATATTGACCCGCTCTACACCGGCATCGTCTTGACCATTCTGACCGCAATTGTGGTATTGGGCGGCATCCGCAGTATCGCCACTGCATCGTCTCTGATTGTACCCATCATGGCGGTGCTTTATGTCGTCGGCGGTATCGTGGTTATTCTGATGAATCTTGATTTGGTCGGCCCTGCGCTGAATATGATTTTTACCGATGCGTTTACAGGCCAAGCTGTGGCCGGCGGCGCGCTCGGCAGTGTAATCCGCTACGGCGTGGCACGCGGCGTATTTTCTAACGAAGCCGGTATGGGTTCCGCTCCGATTGCCGCTGCGGCTGCCAAAACCGACCACCCCGTGCGTCAGGCTTTGGTTTCTATGACCGGCACTTTCTTAGATACGATTATTGTCTGCTCGATTACCGGTATCATTTTGGTAATGGGTTTGCTGGGTGCCGGCGGAGAATTTGTGAAGCCTGAAATCACCGGTGCGGCGCTGACCACCACCACATTCGACCGCCTACTGCCCGGCCCCGGCGGCTGGGTAGTAACCATCGGCCTGATTTTCTTCGCCTACTCCACGATTTTGGGCTGGTGCTACTACGGTGAGAAATGTGCGGCTTATGTGTTTGGTGACAGTTTTGCCAATGTGTACCGTGTGATTTACGTGGCTTCCGTGATGATCGGCACAGTCGCCAGCTTGGATTTGGTATGGTTGGCAGCCGATACGTTCAACGGCTTAATGGCGATTCCGAACTTGATTGCGTTGATTATGCTGTCAGGGGTTATTGCCAAAGAAACGCAAGACTTTAAAGCCAAACGCAAGAGCGGCGAATTGCATTGA
- the apaG gene encoding Co2+/Mg2+ efflux protein ApaG, which translates to MDEIEIIVEPSFVADESNIAKDKYVFSYDITIHNHSDEVVTLRNRHWRITDAHGEVEKVSGVGVVGEQPVLYPGEHYYYSSGAHLNTPWGCMEGSYEFEDSYGERFSVPIPRFDLRADFVVH; encoded by the coding sequence ATGGATGAGATTGAAATCATTGTAGAACCAAGCTTTGTGGCGGATGAAAGCAATATTGCCAAAGACAAATATGTATTCAGCTACGACATTACCATTCACAACCACAGCGATGAAGTGGTCACGCTGCGTAACCGCCATTGGCGCATTACCGACGCTCACGGAGAAGTAGAAAAAGTATCCGGCGTCGGCGTGGTTGGCGAACAGCCTGTGCTTTACCCCGGCGAACATTATTATTACAGCAGCGGTGCGCATCTCAACACCCCGTGGGGCTGCATGGAAGGCAGCTACGAATTTGAGGACAGCTATGGCGAGCGCTTTTCTGTGCCGATTCCTAGATTCGACTTAAGGGCAGATTTTGTTGTGCATTGA
- a CDS encoding phosphatidylglycerophosphatase A family protein → MPALPIAFMLHLVGISGWWLAAFCAILFVWGIRICSHTERELGIYDYGGIVWDEIVAMMLVLAFVPFKWTWWLAAFVVFRLFDALKPWPIKWLDARLHGGLGIMLDDLVAALFTIWTLKILAWLI, encoded by the coding sequence CTGCCCGCTTTACCGATCGCTTTCATGCTGCATCTCGTTGGCATTTCGGGATGGTGGCTGGCGGCATTTTGTGCGATATTATTTGTGTGGGGCATTCGGATTTGCAGCCACACCGAACGCGAGCTGGGCATTTACGACTACGGCGGCATCGTTTGGGATGAAATCGTAGCTATGATGTTGGTACTAGCATTCGTGCCTTTTAAATGGACGTGGTGGCTGGCTGCATTTGTAGTATTCCGTCTTTTCGATGCTCTCAAACCTTGGCCGATAAAATGGCTGGATGCACGCTTGCACGGCGGCTTAGGCATTATGTTGGACGATCTGGTAGCCGCCCTGTTTACTATATGGACTTTGAAAATCTTAGCTTGGCTGATATAA
- the thiL gene encoding thiamine-phosphate kinase, producing MKEFDFIKNYLYRQQKDSDVLLGIGDDAAIVRPRLGWDLCCSSDMLLKDRHFFADVSPADLAYKILAVNISDMAAMGAVPRWALLSAGLPELNPNWLNEFCDSLFTLAKQFGVTLIGGDTTKGDLAFNVTIIGELPQGKALRRDAAQMGDDIWVSGTVGLAAAALNCHWKNIELPDAVFTLCEHARLRPKPRVDLGKALLPFAHAAQDISDGLAQDIGHILKASDVGADIFADCVPTLPALREILDKGVLYDYMLAGGDDYELLFTAPKSCREAVLAAGRMSNTPVTRIGKINDSGRLNLLDANGHHITLTSLGFDHFG from the coding sequence ATGAAAGAATTCGATTTTATTAAGAACTATTTATACAGGCAGCAAAAGGATTCCGACGTATTACTCGGGATCGGGGATGATGCAGCCATTGTCCGTCCCCGTTTGGGATGGGACTTGTGCTGCAGCAGCGACATGCTTTTAAAAGATCGCCATTTCTTTGCTGATGTATCCCCTGCCGATTTAGCCTATAAAATTTTAGCGGTCAATATCTCAGACATGGCAGCAATGGGTGCCGTGCCGAGATGGGCTTTATTGAGTGCAGGGCTGCCTGAATTGAATCCAAACTGGCTTAACGAATTTTGTGACAGCTTGTTTACTCTAGCAAAGCAATTTGGCGTCACTTTAATTGGCGGCGACACCACTAAAGGCGACTTAGCATTTAATGTTACAATAATTGGAGAGCTTCCTCAGGGAAAAGCATTACGCCGTGATGCAGCACAAATGGGGGACGATATTTGGGTTTCCGGCACGGTTGGTTTGGCGGCAGCTGCTTTAAATTGCCATTGGAAAAACATTGAATTGCCGGATGCTGTTTTTACTTTATGCGAGCACGCCCGTTTACGACCCAAGCCAAGGGTTGATTTAGGAAAGGCTCTACTGCCTTTTGCACACGCCGCACAAGATATTTCAGACGGCCTCGCACAGGATATCGGGCATATTTTGAAAGCCTCCGATGTAGGAGCCGATATTTTCGCAGACTGCGTACCAACTTTGCCTGCATTGCGCGAAATATTGGATAAAGGCGTTTTGTATGATTACATGTTGGCGGGCGGAGATGATTATGAATTGCTGTTTACCGCACCCAAATCATGTAGAGAAGCAGTTTTGGCGGCCGGACGAATGAGCAATACACCCGTTACCCGTATCGGCAAAATTAACGATAGCGGCCGTCTGAATCTTTTAGATGCTAACGGTCATCACATTACATTAACTTCTTTAGGTTTCGATCATTTTGGCTGA
- a CDS encoding OmpA family protein, whose translation MTKQLKLSALFVALVASGTAMASEPHTKHGYTVDRQQTVVRNNYGECWKNTYFNKETQGRIECNDAVPVSTAPQYADETVSLSAKTLFGFDKDNLRPEATETLNGLAQRLSNTNVEAVRVEGHTDFMGSDEYNQNLSERRANVVANYLVNRGVASSKISAVGLGESQARMTASCEAEVANLGKKVSKAKKREALIACIEPDRRVDVKIRTLVTKQVAPGHVEGERPATEGGWLPAPASKYHGYTRP comes from the coding sequence ATGACCAAACAGCTGAAATTAAGCGCCTTGTTCGTTGCCTTGGTTGCTTCAGGCACCGCAATGGCCAGTGAACCGCATACCAAACACGGTTATACCGTAGACCGCCAACAAACTGTTGTACGCAACAACTATGGCGAGTGCTGGAAAAACACCTACTTCAATAAAGAAACTCAAGGCCGTATTGAGTGTAACGATGCCGTTCCGGTTTCTACCGCTCCTCAATATGCCGATGAAACTGTTTCTTTATCTGCTAAAACTTTGTTCGGTTTCGACAAAGACAACTTGCGTCCAGAAGCTACTGAAACTCTGAACGGCTTGGCTCAACGCTTGAGCAACACTAACGTTGAAGCTGTACGTGTTGAAGGTCATACCGACTTTATGGGTTCTGACGAGTACAACCAAAACCTGTCTGAGCGCCGCGCTAATGTTGTTGCCAACTACTTGGTAAACCGCGGTGTGGCTTCCAGCAAAATTTCTGCTGTTGGCTTGGGTGAATCTCAAGCTCGCATGACTGCTTCTTGTGAAGCCGAAGTAGCTAACTTGGGCAAAAAAGTTTCTAAAGCTAAGAAACGTGAAGCTTTGATTGCATGTATCGAACCTGACCGCCGTGTAGACGTTAAGATCCGCACCTTGGTTACTAAACAAGTTGCTCCCGGTCACGTTGAAGGTGAACGTCCTGCTACTGAAGGTGGTTGGTTGCCAGCTCCTGCTTCTAAATACCACGGTTACACCCGTCCGTAA
- a CDS encoding CysB family HTH-type transcriptional regulator has translation MKLQQLRYALEVSRHNLNVSEAAEALFTSQPGISKQIRLLEEELGIQIFIRSGKRVVSVSQPGKAVLELAERILRDVQNIKNIGNEFTEQDSGSLIIATTHTQARYALPQVVSEFVKKYPKVQLSIKQGNPSGISQMVMSGDADFAIATESLEEGDELRKLPCSEWTHAVLVPDDHPLLDCKHPLSITDLARFSLVTYEFAMNNNSNICRAFHKARLDMPPIALASADTDVLKTYVRLGLGVGLMAKMAYDKQADQDLHLIDASHLFEPSQTYIALRPDVYLRGYAYDFIKLFSSDLSRERIDKILYEPVQEDFSI, from the coding sequence ATGAAGTTACAACAATTACGTTACGCTCTAGAAGTTTCCCGACATAATTTAAATGTGTCTGAAGCTGCGGAGGCACTCTTTACTTCGCAGCCGGGCATATCCAAACAAATCCGCCTTTTGGAGGAGGAGCTTGGTATACAGATTTTCATACGTAGTGGTAAACGGGTGGTTTCGGTCTCTCAACCGGGAAAAGCCGTATTGGAGTTGGCAGAGAGAATTTTGCGTGATGTACAGAATATTAAGAATATTGGTAATGAGTTTACTGAGCAAGATAGCGGTTCATTAATCATTGCAACAACTCATACGCAGGCAAGATATGCTTTACCTCAGGTTGTGTCGGAATTTGTGAAAAAATATCCGAAAGTTCAGCTGAGTATAAAGCAGGGTAATCCTTCTGGCATCTCTCAAATGGTGATGAGCGGAGATGCAGATTTTGCCATTGCAACCGAATCCCTTGAAGAGGGTGATGAGTTGCGCAAATTACCTTGCTCTGAATGGACTCATGCTGTTTTGGTGCCGGATGATCATCCTTTATTAGATTGTAAACATCCCTTAAGTATTACCGATTTGGCACGTTTTTCATTGGTAACGTATGAGTTTGCGATGAATAATAACAGTAATATTTGCCGTGCTTTCCATAAGGCTCGTTTAGACATGCCGCCCATAGCGTTGGCATCGGCTGATACTGATGTGTTAAAAACTTATGTGCGCTTGGGGTTGGGGGTTGGTTTGATGGCTAAGATGGCATATGACAAACAAGCCGATCAGGATTTGCATCTTATTGATGCTTCTCATTTGTTTGAGCCTTCTCAAACTTATATTGCTTTGCGCCCTGACGTTTATCTCCGCGGTTATGCTTATGACTTTATAAAATTATTTTCTTCTGATTTGAGTAGGGAGAGGATTGATAAAATATTGTACGAGCCTGTTCAAGAGGATTTCTCTATATAA
- the rpsI gene encoding 30S ribosomal protein S9 codes for MNGKYYYGTGRRKSSVARVFLQKGTGQIIVNGRPVDEFFARETSRMVVRQPLVLTENAESFDIKVNVTGGGETGQSGAIRHGITRALIDYDAALKATLSQAGFVTRDAREVERKKPGLRKARRAKQFSKR; via the coding sequence ATGAACGGTAAATACTACTACGGCACTGGCCGCCGCAAAAGTTCAGTGGCTCGTGTATTTTTGCAAAAAGGCACCGGCCAAATCATCGTAAACGGCCGCCCTGTTGACGAATTCTTCGCTCGCGAAACCAGCCGCATGGTTGTTCGCCAACCTTTGGTTCTGACTGAAAATGCCGAATCTTTCGACATTAAAGTTAATGTAACCGGTGGCGGTGAAACAGGCCAATCCGGTGCAATCCGTCACGGCATTACCCGCGCACTGATTGACTACGATGCTGCACTGAAAGCCACTCTCTCCCAAGCAGGCTTCGTTACCCGTGATGCTCGTGAAGTTGAGCGTAAAAAACCGGGTCTGCGCAAAGCACGCCGCGCCAAACAATTCTCGAAACGTTAA
- the rplM gene encoding 50S ribosomal protein L13 has protein sequence MKTFSAKPHEVKREWFVVDAQDKVLGRVAAEIARRLRGKHKPEYTPHVDTGDYIIVINADKLRVTGNKALDKKYYRHSGFPGGIYERSFTEMQEKFPERVLEKAVKGMLPKGPLGYAMIKKLKVYAGSEHGHAAQQPKVLDI, from the coding sequence ATGAAAACCTTTTCAGCCAAGCCGCATGAAGTAAAGCGCGAGTGGTTCGTGGTTGACGCACAAGATAAAGTATTAGGTCGCGTCGCTGCAGAAATCGCCCGCCGTCTGCGCGGTAAACATAAACCCGAATACACTCCTCACGTTGATACCGGCGATTACATCATCGTTATCAATGCAGACAAACTGCGCGTAACCGGCAACAAAGCTTTAGACAAAAAATATTACCGCCACTCAGGCTTCCCCGGCGGCATCTATGAGCGCAGCTTCACCGAAATGCAAGAGAAATTCCCTGAGCGTGTTTTAGAAAAAGCGGTTAAAGGCATGCTGCCCAAAGGCCCTTTAGGCTACGCCATGATCAAAAAACTGAAAGTGTACGCAGGTTCAGAACACGGCCACGCCGCACAACAACCTAAAGTTTTAGACATTTAA
- a CDS encoding cell division protein ZapA, translating into MSIEQVSLDIMGRSFTIGTPSEEKNTLLQAVNMLNQKFDTIKQTGRIVETDKIVIMAALNVVHDLLKMSMKDDLAIGDFERKITDMINACDKVLSKTA; encoded by the coding sequence ATGAGTATCGAACAAGTCAGCCTCGACATCATGGGCCGCTCATTTACCATCGGCACCCCCTCAGAAGAAAAAAACACCCTTCTGCAAGCCGTCAACATGCTGAACCAAAAGTTTGACACCATCAAACAAACCGGCCGCATCGTCGAAACCGACAAAATCGTCATTATGGCCGCCCTCAACGTCGTTCACGACCTCTTAAAAATGTCGATGAAAGATGATTTGGCAATTGGCGATTTTGAGCGTAAAATAACAGACATGATTAATGCTTGCGATAAAGTTTTATCCAAAACAGCTTAA
- a CDS encoding NAD(P)H-dependent glycerol-3-phosphate dehydrogenase, protein MNITVIGAGSWGTALALHFAQHGHRISLWSRNAEHMQTIRQERENKRYLPGFTFPDTLSVHTELQEALKDSELVLIVTSVAGLRDSVKLLAEHNAAHLPILTACKGFEQDTGLLTFQVVKDVLPDNDKIGVLSGPSFAQELAKQLPCAVVLASENKAWTEELIGRLNSNVLRLYGSEDIIGVAVGGAVKNIMAIATGISDGLEYGLNARAALVTRGLAEITRLAVAMGAQPKTMMGLAGIGDLILTCTGALSRNRRVGLGLAEGKELHQVLKEIGHVSEGVSTIEEVFNTACKYQIDMPITHTLLQLLRKELNARQVVERLMERETRFE, encoded by the coding sequence ATGAATATCACCGTTATCGGCGCAGGCTCTTGGGGAACCGCGCTCGCCCTACATTTCGCCCAACACGGCCACCGCATATCATTATGGTCGCGCAATGCCGAACACATGCAGACCATCCGACAAGAAAGAGAAAACAAACGCTATCTCCCCGGCTTCACCTTTCCCGACACACTCAGCGTCCATACCGAATTACAAGAAGCCTTAAAAGATAGCGAACTGGTATTAATCGTTACCTCCGTAGCCGGCCTGCGCGACAGCGTCAAACTCTTGGCAGAACACAACGCCGCCCACCTCCCCATACTGACCGCCTGCAAAGGCTTCGAGCAAGATACAGGCTTGCTGACTTTCCAAGTCGTTAAAGACGTTTTGCCCGACAACGACAAAATCGGCGTCCTGTCCGGCCCCAGTTTTGCCCAAGAGTTAGCCAAGCAACTTCCCTGCGCCGTTGTATTGGCATCAGAAAACAAAGCGTGGACTGAAGAACTGATAGGCCGTCTGAACAGCAACGTATTGCGTCTGTACGGCAGCGAAGACATCATCGGCGTTGCCGTAGGCGGTGCCGTTAAAAACATCATGGCCATTGCCACCGGTATTTCAGACGGCCTCGAATACGGCCTCAACGCCCGCGCCGCCTTAGTAACCCGCGGCCTCGCCGAAATCACCCGTCTTGCCGTCGCCATGGGCGCACAACCCAAAACCATGATGGGGCTTGCCGGCATCGGCGACCTCATTCTTACCTGCACCGGCGCACTCTCCCGCAACCGCAGAGTCGGCTTAGGCTTGGCAGAAGGCAAAGAGCTGCATCAAGTATTAAAAGAAATCGGCCACGTATCCGAAGGCGTCAGCACCATCGAAGAAGTATTCAACACCGCCTGCAAATACCAAATCGACATGCCCATTACCCACACCCTGCTCCAGCTTCTCCGCAAAGAACTGAACGCCCGTCAGGTTGTCGAAAGATTAATGGAACGCGAAACCCGATTCGAATAA
- a CDS encoding cytochrome-c peroxidase produces MKHAMNKSGIVLAVLLALAACGEKASEPAASGAASAPEASAPAASAPAVDNSNASAEDKELLKQAQTLFQPLPDEAEMQKAHPFTPAQVKLGHQLWYEPRLSKGNTVSCNSCHNLATAGVDNLPTSPGHKGSFGVRNSPSALNAALLGSQFWDGRAATVEEQAGGPLLNPVEMANADEASVEKKIAAIPEYQALFKEAFPDNGGAVSFKNITHAIAAFERTLLTPTKWDDYLKGNINALNETERQGVRSFINNGCIACHKGVTLGGDTFQKFGLVKGPYWQFTGSKKHDEGRFEVTKAENDKFVFRVPGLRNVSRTYPYFHDGSVWELDKAVSIMGEAQLGKELPKEEVEKIVAFLNTLSGSVSDSARTVPELPVYSEADSRPNNQ; encoded by the coding sequence ATGAAACATGCTATGAATAAAAGCGGCATCGTTCTTGCTGTATTGTTGGCTCTTGCTGCCTGCGGAGAAAAAGCGTCCGAACCTGCCGCTTCCGGTGCTGCTTCTGCTCCTGAAGCGTCCGCTCCTGCTGCTTCTGCACCGGCTGTGGATAACAGCAATGCTTCTGCAGAAGACAAGGAATTGTTGAAGCAGGCTCAAACCTTGTTCCAACCGCTGCCGGACGAGGCTGAAATGCAAAAGGCACATCCTTTTACGCCTGCACAGGTTAAGTTGGGACATCAATTGTGGTACGAACCGCGTTTGTCTAAAGGCAATACGGTAAGCTGTAACTCATGCCACAACTTGGCGACGGCAGGTGTGGACAATCTGCCGACCAGCCCCGGTCATAAAGGCAGCTTTGGTGTGCGTAACTCGCCTTCTGCATTGAACGCGGCTTTGTTGGGCAGTCAATTCTGGGACGGACGTGCGGCAACGGTTGAAGAGCAGGCCGGCGGCCCCTTGCTGAACCCGGTTGAAATGGCCAACGCCGATGAAGCGTCTGTTGAGAAGAAAATTGCGGCAATTCCCGAATATCAGGCTTTGTTTAAAGAAGCTTTCCCTGACAACGGCGGCGCGGTTTCCTTTAAAAATATTACCCATGCGATTGCGGCTTTCGAGCGCACGCTGTTGACGCCGACCAAGTGGGATGATTATCTGAAAGGCAATATCAATGCCTTGAACGAAACGGAGCGCCAAGGTGTACGTTCGTTTATCAATAACGGCTGTATTGCCTGCCACAAAGGTGTGACGCTGGGCGGCGATACGTTCCAAAAATTCGGTTTGGTGAAAGGCCCTTACTGGCAATTTACCGGCAGCAAAAAGCATGACGAAGGCCGCTTTGAAGTAACTAAAGCGGAAAACGACAAGTTTGTATTCCGCGTGCCGGGTCTGCGTAACGTGAGCCGTACTTATCCTTATTTCCACGACGGCAGCGTGTGGGAATTGGATAAAGCGGTCAGTATCATGGGCGAGGCTCAATTGGGTAAAGAATTACCGAAAGAAGAGGTGGAAAAAATTGTGGCATTCTTGAACACCTTGTCGGGTTCCGTTTCCGACTCTGCGCGTACTGTGCCGGAGCTGCCGGTTTATTCTGAAGCCGATAGCCGTCCGAACAATCAATAA